The Anolis carolinensis isolate JA03-04 chromosome 2, rAnoCar3.1.pri, whole genome shotgun sequence genome contains the following window.
ACTgcattttttttggagggggggggcaaACTATTTTTCCAATCATTCAAGTATGCTGACATCTGCAGACTCTTAAAAATACAATGTGTACTtagaaatgccctctgtgtgttcAGTGTAGTTTAATTCCAAGTAAGTCTACACGGACTAGATTGCAGGCAGTCTTTATCAATTGAGGGAGAAATGCAGCTCAACAGTATTTTTTAGTGATTGATCATTATCAATACATTTGGACTGATAATCCTCAAGGAAGCTCAATTATACAGGAGTCCTGGTAGTCCAGTTTTAAAGGATCATCCTCAGCACCTCTTGCTagttttaggggggggggggttcaatccCCATCCCTTCTTTGGGGTCCATGCTTTGTCTTTCCATGAAGCAAACAGGCAATATGTATGGATAAGTAATGTATTCATAATGCTGTTCTTCTACTTCTAGGTATACTGATTCCATCgggaaagcctttttaaaaaaagtttatttcCAACAACTGGCCAATTGTTTAACATGTACCTGAACATGCAGTTGTATAGCATTTACTCTGTGACCCAGGATGTACATTTGATCCACTTGGCCTGGAGTTCTCTACTCTTAAAGATGCATTTCCATCTCTACAGCCCTTGGCTATCTTCTTTTCAGCAACACTGCTGCTGTTCCTTATGTGTGCATTATGTGTGTTCCTTATGCGTGCATTCACAAATAAAAACCCTTCAGTGGCCTTAAGAATCGTTGTGTTAaggaatttatatttttattcaaaCTCCAGCTGGGAAATCACAGCTGCAACAAAAATGTGCCACCACATTTCACTGCAGAAGCTGATTTATTTAATAAGAAAGGTGAAAtatgttaagatcttctgggttCAGGCCATTGGAAGTGCCAGGAAACAGGGAATTGCCAGCTCTTATGGGGTGGTAACTTCTACAGAACTACTTTTTTCAGCAGTTCATGCTTTGGGAAATACCATTAGTGAGAAACCATACACTATTTAGAAAGGTTAGGAATTTACCTATATGTTGAAGGAGGCTAAACCATGTACTTTTCCAGTAAAAGAACGTTTAAATTGCAAGAACACCAATTTTCAAAGATGAGTTAATTAATTTAAATGATACCAGTAACTTCAAGATAATTGTGCCAAGCTCTAACTTTAAGCACCATTTGGATTTTGTGATTGGTTCTGCCCTACGCTACATTATCATTTTGAGACCAGTTGGCCTGAGTGACCCTTGAACTAGACAGCAGGGAAACCATGCCTGAACCATACAACTATGCCAGTTGGCAATAGAAGAACGACTCAGATATCATGAAAATGCTACCCTCTGAAAGGAGAGAACTGGTAACATTCACTAAATGCACCCAACACTTGAGGAAGCAGGTGACACATTAAAAAATTTTTTGACTGACCTATCTCAGCCAGCCAGTGATTAAAAATGGTTGAATTCTAATTCCACATGTCAAGAATGATAACCAATTAACTCATGTGCCTTACTTAGTATAAAAATGTTTTGTACTTTTTTAAAGGAAGAGCCCCAACTTGAGAGCCAAGGTATTCTTAACCATTAGCTGAGGTCCTATCCTCATTCTATAGCAATAACTTTTAAGTTTCATAAATCAttagtactgtactgtatttacagtatttttacttccttttttaaaaaaagtcttagAAATGTCTCATACTAATGATGGCAAACTACCATCTAGTGGAGCTATTTAGTATTGCAAACACATCTATGATTCTAGTTTTAAACCCATTGAAATGGAAAAGCATCAAGTTGTTTTATATGGAAAATTCTGCTCTTTCAATGCATATTCTGAGATGACGGAAGTGTAGGTACACTGTGTGCATGTTGCATGTACATTCCCTGTTCAGTGACACTTTTGACATTCATCCAGGAAGACAAAAACATTAATAGTGTATGGAAATATTTAAAAGACACACAAGAAAACCCTTTCTAAATCATACTGAAGCTCAGCTTTCTGTTTCTTTGGTAGCAAATCAGGATGTTGATATTAAGGCCATACACAGGACATGAAGAGAACAGCACCAAATTGCTACCTGATTGGCTCCCAGCGACTCATAAGTCAGGCTTTGTTAATCTCTGACCCTAAATGCAGGACATAACCATAATTACTAGTCACCACTGGCAGATTTATCCTCCGTGAATTGGATTGATCACTTTTAACAGCCATCTAAATTGATAGCTATATATTATGGCAGCAAATTCCACAGTTTCACTTTGGTTGTGTAAAGAAATAATCCTAATGGCCTTTTCTTAATGTCCCACTGTTCAGTTATCAGTGGATCATTCTGCATGTTGTGTTTCTGGATACAccagactttatttatttttttgtaagtTCTAGAATTCTACTGGCTATATTGGCTGGGAAATTATGGGAGCTATAATTCCCAAAATTTAACTTTTCAAAGCTCAGAGTGAACTGAAGGTACATGAGAAAGTATCAGAAATGGATTTGTATTCCTTGCCTAGGGAGAAAGAATAAAACTTATCAGGTGATAAAGTTACTATATGGCAATACTTCCCTTTCATTTTCCCATAATGAAGTGAACACATTCCTATTTGGACACATTAATATTGAAGCATATTAATGATGTCTTGATGAACTTTATGAAACTTATCTTCAAATCATAGTTCAATGTGAATGCACACAACACTTTTACCTTAGGAAAATGAGAAGAAAACATCCTAACAGTGACAATTCCTTTGAGTTATTCTACACACAAACCTTACTCCATGTTTTATCATTATACTCTACAGTCACTTACCATCACAAGTTACATTTCCCTGTCAAGTGTCAAAGATTAAACTTTTTTGTCATGTGACTGTTCCTTTTCAAAGTCAGACCATATTTAACTGTGATATGAATggtaaatattttcaaattaaatTGCCACATACAAAACTGTTTATTGTGAGGTTGTAAATTAGACACTACagtatatgaaaataacattccCTGCTGACATACAACAAAAGTGTAATTTTTTGGCAAACTTGTCACATGTTTATTGGACACAGGTTGTGTAGTCCCTTTGGGGAATGGCAAAAGGTAGATTTGATTAGTTTCAGAGCATTGCTTCTTAAGAAAACATTCCTGCTGCGCCAAGAAAGAAAAGTGCTATTTTTAAAATGGGTGAGCCAAGGCAATTCatagcaaagttttaaaaaatgtggaacTTAAAACCGCACAACAGGAAATGCCATCTACATCTTCAGATCCACCTTCAGGGGGTGATTTTGCTCTGCTTTTCCTGTTCAATGGCTGCCAAGAAAACAACAGAAACATCATTTGCAAACACTTGTCATCAATTCAGCACTTTTACATACATGTCTTGAGCAGATAAATGCATTTATTTGCTGGGAGTCTAGTTGACCTTTCCCCAGCAGCCATAAGTAGAGAGATGGCTATGACTTCTCACTCTGATACAGCCAAGTTCATATAGTCTTTCTctctctatgacagtggttctcaacttgggagtccccagatgttttggccttccaactcccagaaatcttaacagctgataaactggctgggatttctgggagttataggccaaaacacatggggacccacaggttgagaactaatgCTCTATGACCATACGTAGAAGGATGTCGAAGgatgggtgttttgtttttgtaattctacCTATATAATGTGTATCGGGGAtagcatttaatttcgttgtacaatgtacaatgacgatcaagttattctattttattaatatACATGTATTCTTGGCTGTACTGAGGAATTCGGATGTGGAAAATAGTCTTCTCTGCCTTTAGCATAttcttgtttcatgtctggattaGACCTAACACAAGCCTGTCCTaaaaaaataagcatacatattTGTTGCGTTCATGTCCCACCCACCTGCCCTTGAGAAGTTTACATGGCTTTCCATATCTATAGATTTATCCCTACAACAACACTGTGAGGCAGTTGAAGCTGAAATAGTGTGATGGGCTGAGTGGATTTCAAGGCTGAGTGCAAACTAGGTTTCccaagaccttggccagcacccTCAGCAATGTGTAATAGTGGCTCTCATTTTGCCAAATACTGTACAACAGTTTGGAGTTCAAGGATCCATGCAGAAGAGTGGGTAATTTATATTAGATGGATTCTACTTTAAGCAAACAGCTTTAAAAGCACACTAACTATAATCTAGAAGTTATGTGAGCAGCTCAAGGAGCCCTGGTTAtaaaacctttgcaaaataaaattaaataactgTATTTACTTTTTTCTGTGAAATAGGGAGACTATGAATATGATTTATACACTTGATTTATACAGTAGCTGTGCTACTCCTTCACAAAAGCCCCCTGGCACCTGATATTTGCAGAAATATCTGTAGGTAGCATCCTAGTTCATTCAATGCCATAGCATTAAATGCTGTAGCAATGATAAAGGCGGTCCAGCAGAGGGCAACACTAAGCATTTTTTTAATGATAGGGAGAGAATTATTTTCTATGGAATACAATATTTTGTGTTCACTACTGGTATTTTTAAAACCCATCAGTATTGTAGCCCATTAAAGTTTAACTGATTGGATTTCAGCATATAACTATTAAAACCATAAGACATCAGTCTGCAAGGTGTCACAAAATTCTTTTTGGATATTGTGTTTGTGCATGCATGATGCATGCACAATCTAACATGGCTACCCTCTGGTATTTATTGAAGACAATCTTAGATTTCAAGTTCAGATATCTGATCACATGCTTCCAGACAATAAAAATGTATTGTTCAAAATGCCAGTTATGTTGTCTCTCTTGCAAACAGCATATTCAGTGAGAACAAATTGTCATTTGCTATTTGCATATTAAACACAAGTTACAACTTTATGCATAGATATAATAAAGCCATATgaatcattattttaaaagcaccATTAAAATTGTGATGCTATTATTCATTTGTCTGGACAAAGCATGACTATTAGGTATTTATAAATTCTGTATACTGAACTAGATATTAATTGTATATGCAGGTAGATCACAACTTACTTTCTTTAGTAGGCAATGGATTTTTTTCTCTGGTTTCGGTTTTTTTCAGCTTGGTCTTATCAAATGTTTCAATTTCAGCAAAATCCGGTTTGTCAGACATGATGGATCCTGACAAAGGGAAGAGAAACACACCCTTGGCTTtgttaggtagtgccattttacaACCTACAAGCAGGGCATTAACATATCTCTAGATCACATCTTTTGTGAAGTATAACATATCATAAAGCTATTACATCACAAAAGATTATGAATTTGTTATATCTTTAAACAGCAAAACACAGCAGAGCAAAGGAAAATCTTATGCTCAAATAAAAGAATCAGAGTTGTgaaacaaagaaatatttttaaatgaaatgaaaagcaaAACGATAGCACACAACAACTTGGTTTTTGATTATTTCTAGAATCTCTTTGGACAGTGAAGGGCAACTCATACCCCCATTGTTTGCAGTAAGATTAAAACCTCCCAGTTTCCTTTAGACATCAAAATCACAAAGTAAATGCCTGGATTAGCTACACTGAACAATTGTGGGTAACAAAAGAATGACAGATGCGTGGATGGCTTTGTTCCCCTCACCCTTCCCTGTGCTCAGCACCACGCTTCACCCAGAATGATTTTTCATTACATAAACATTCCAGCATTAAACACAATACCTTTTTCAGGGGCTTTGTGCTAACTGCTGGTGATTTCTTCCAAAAGCTGTGGAACATAAATACATCCTATGGGAGTGGTGTTGTAACCAGGAATTAATCTGACACAGACTTTACAAGCAAAATGTGCCCTTTAAAGGCTATTATGACAAGCTACATGACTACATGACTCTACTGCTTTTCACATTGTGATGGCAGAAATGATACTAAAGCCACATGCAGTTACCTGTCCTGCTTCTCTCTCCTCCGCTGCCTTTTGACGGTCTGAGCCAGCATGGGCTTGAAAAGGGCATGCGAATCCCTCCCCCACTCTCAGCCCACCTCAATTAATATTGATAAGCTTGCAGCAAGTGTACTTCAGCAAATGACAACTTATTATTTCACGCAGCAGGCATAGCTGGGGGTGGGGACCTAGGAGGAATGCCCACCTGCACAATGAACAGcaggaaaagaaagcaaaactCTATCTTGAATTTGTCTCTCCCCACTCATTTGTAATGTCCATCTTATAAAAAAATAATGTTGACATGTTTTGAGGAAGACATTTCAGGCCAAGATAAGGGTTTCCACATAAGGTATGTGATCCCAAGCTCTCTAACATGTGAGAGACAAAAACTAATCTAGGCACTAATCAGAACTAGAAATCTTTGGTCTAACTCAAACTTGCACAGGGTGGCAGTAGGTTGGGATATCAAAACATTGTATGCCTGGTGGAAGGGAAGGCATACAATGCTGCTTTTTAGGCCTCTTTTGATATCTGTTTATTTAATATTGCTGAAgtgagttaattttttaaaagaaattactgAGCATAAAATGATTATAAGTCAACATTGACTACAGGAATTATCTTTCTTGCCTGCCTGATCATTGGAGGAGGGGGTTTAAGCTTACCTGGCCAAAATGAGGATACTCTGTCCTTCTCTTCCACACCACTTTTCTGGTTCACAGCTGCAGCAGGGGTGGCTTTATAGTCCTCACTGACACTAGGGATAGTTGCACTATCTACTCAACAATGGGATCCATTTTCTTACACAAAGGAGTCTGGTTGCTACCCGGTATGTGTTGTCCTCTGAAAAGCTTGAGAGCAATATAGCCACCAACTCTTAAATACCCAACCCAATGCTGAGGAGCTCATCATTCATCTTGGTTGACAAAAGAACTACAGGCAATGAGGCAGATTTGAGGATGGCTAGACCTGAGATTGAGTAGATTACAGAAAAAGCAAAGATTAATAAACCCTTCATCACGCCTAGCAGGCAGACATAAAgttagcaaaaaacaaaaaacaaaaggccTCCAATATTGTATTCTCAAAATGTCACCCAGCAGTGTTAATCTGAGTTGTGATGATCCTGTTGAGCTCAGACTCAAACAAATCATAGTAGCCTGATGACCTATTTGCCAGGCATTTCAAGGAGAAGGTGTCAAATGAGAAAGTCCATATTCACTCAGATTTTCTGAGGTTTGGTGGCTCCCAAGTCAAGGATTGGGCAAGCAacctatctggatgaggaggcaCTCTCCTAAACGAACAGGGGCATAGCTTGAGAATATTCCTAGACTCACCTTTGTTACTGGATGGCTAAAGTCAACTCTGTAGCTTGACTTGGTGACAACGGCATACATTTCAATGTCTGAGAGCAGATTGCTTTTCCTTTCTATACCCTCTCTCCAAAAGGGAAAAAGGGGCTTCTGTGGAAATATCTTTTGAATGTATGACACAGATCTTCCTTCCCACAAAGGTTGGTCTATTAAGGTAAAGACTCATTCTACCACCCCCTGCTCCCCTTTTCTAATGTAAGGTCTCTGCTAAATGTCATCAGAACGAGAGGGCAAAGTCCTGAGACAACAGAATAGACTGTATCACTTCAAACTACTAATGAGGGAATGCGACTGTTctcttacattttaaaataatttttgctgACAGGTTACTTATAGTCTGGCTATAACAATTTTATTAATCTGTATTAGGTTATGTTTTCCAACAAGCATTTATGCCAGTAACCATCCAGAAATAGTATCCATCATAGAAGTTGATGTGGAGTACTCTATGCTACATCTAAAAATTCTGCTGGATGTGTGGATCAGGTTTGAgacattttttcttccttttggaaCACTCTATCCTCTCACTCCTT
Protein-coding sequences here:
- the LOC100558923 gene encoding thymosin beta-12 isoform X2, which codes for MSDKPDFAEIETFDKTKLKKTETREKNPLPTKETIEQEKQSKITP
- the LOC100558923 gene encoding thymosin beta-12 isoform X1, whose protein sequence is MPFSSPCWLRPSKGSGGERSRTGSIMSDKPDFAEIETFDKTKLKKTETREKNPLPTKETIEQEKQSKITP